From Stenotrophomonas maltophilia, a single genomic window includes:
- a CDS encoding nucleoside deaminase codes for MLYAQVHLTLPAWIHDQIDLDRRYPGDEAKVALAIELSRLNVEHASGGPFGAVVFGPDDKVIAAGVNRVMPHATSLAHAENMAYMLAQQRLQTPRLNAVLSPVTLATSSQPCCQCYGATVWAGIDRLLIGANSADVEELTPFDEGPLPADWVGELNKRGIEVVQGLNRDAARSVLRAYGESDGARY; via the coding sequence ATGCTGTACGCGCAAGTCCACCTGACCCTTCCCGCCTGGATCCACGACCAGATCGACCTGGATCGTCGATATCCCGGCGATGAGGCCAAGGTCGCGCTGGCGATCGAGCTGTCGCGGTTGAACGTCGAGCACGCCAGTGGCGGCCCGTTCGGTGCGGTGGTGTTCGGCCCGGATGACAAGGTGATCGCCGCCGGCGTGAACCGGGTGATGCCGCACGCGACCTCGCTGGCGCACGCCGAGAACATGGCCTACATGCTGGCCCAGCAGCGCCTGCAGACCCCGCGCCTGAACGCGGTGCTGTCGCCGGTCACCCTGGCCACCAGCTCGCAGCCGTGCTGCCAGTGCTACGGCGCCACGGTGTGGGCCGGCATCGACCGCCTGCTGATCGGCGCCAACTCGGCCGACGTCGAGGAGCTGACCCCGTTCGATGAAGGCCCGCTGCCGGCCGACTGGGTGGGCGAGCTCAACAAGCGCGGCATCGAAGTGGTGCAGGGCCTGAACCGCGATGCTGCGCGCAGCGTGCTGCGTGCCTATGGGGAAAGCGATGGCGCCCGTTACTGA
- a CDS encoding DUF6348 family protein, whose translation MTTTSTALLPLLQQVLQGAGIASRVDDGALLLDSGLRLTPHAVAANERDNGGWQTSTVIETQHPVLFADGLFEYQHANGADEQASLLSGFQTWIRVDLATLQTAVGAADAQGLPMLGLSYPGAEESEELQRTVVLGPLAHYRAQEVDASTCSEDDHGSCPCCLFTRSMDAFDELLRARPFLAIRLFASRDAEGLCEADCRVNGHDFAAALPLLRAYAASWPQAGLEFRKQYVVIRTGSPG comes from the coding sequence ATGACCACAACTTCCACCGCCCTCCTCCCGCTGCTGCAGCAGGTGCTGCAGGGCGCCGGCATCGCAAGCCGCGTCGACGATGGCGCACTGCTGCTGGACAGCGGCCTGCGCCTGACCCCACATGCAGTGGCCGCGAATGAACGCGACAACGGTGGCTGGCAGACCTCCACCGTCATCGAGACCCAGCACCCCGTGCTGTTCGCCGACGGCCTGTTCGAGTACCAGCACGCCAACGGTGCCGACGAACAGGCCTCGCTGCTGTCCGGCTTCCAGACCTGGATCCGGGTGGACCTGGCGACCCTGCAGACCGCCGTCGGCGCCGCAGACGCACAGGGCCTGCCGATGCTGGGCCTGAGCTATCCGGGCGCCGAGGAAAGCGAAGAACTGCAGCGCACCGTGGTGCTGGGCCCGCTGGCGCACTACCGCGCACAGGAGGTGGATGCCTCCACCTGCAGCGAGGACGACCACGGTTCCTGCCCGTGCTGCCTGTTCACCCGCAGCATGGACGCCTTCGACGAGCTGCTGAGGGCGCGCCCGTTCCTGGCCATCCGCCTGTTCGCCTCGCGCGACGCCGAGGGCCTGTGCGAAGCCGATTGCCGGGTCAACGGCCACGATTTCGCCGCTGCCCTGCCCCTGCTGCGCGCCTATGCCGCCAGCTGGCCACAGGCCGGGCTGGAGTTCCGCAAGCAGTACGTGGTGATCCGCACCGGCTCGCCGGGCTGA
- a CDS encoding glutamine--tRNA ligase/YqeY domain fusion protein, producing the protein MSEHTPASPETPADSHEKRDFIRQIVREDLASGKHQAIKTRFPPEPNGYLHIGHAKSICLNFGIAGEFSGVCNLRFDDTNPAKEDPEYVAAIQDDVRWLGFEWNELRHASDYFQTYYLAAEKLIEQGKAYVCDLSAEEVRAYRGTLTEPGRPSPWRDRSVEENLDLFRRMRAGEFPDGARTLRAKIDMASGNINLRDPALYRIKHVEHQNTGNAWPIYPMYDFAHALGDSIEGITHSLCTLEFEDHRPLYDWCVDNVDFAHDDALTQPLVDAGLPREAAKPRQIEFSRLNINYTVMSKRKLMALVTEQLVDGWEDPRMPTLQGLRRRGYTPAAMRLFAERVGISKQNSLIDFSVLEGALREDLDSAAPRRMAVVDPVKLVLANLPEGHEEQLTFSNHPKDESFGSRQVPFAREVWIDREDFAEVPPKGWKRLIPGGEVRLRGAGIIRCDEVIKDADGTITELRGWLDPESRPGMEGANRKVKGTIHWVSAVHGVPAEIRLYDRLFSVPNPDDESEGKTYRDYLNPESRRTVTGYVEPAAASAAPEQSFQFERTGYFVADRRDHTEAKPVFNRSVTLRDTWSA; encoded by the coding sequence ATGTCCGAGCACACCCCCGCCAGCCCCGAGACCCCCGCCGACAGCCACGAAAAGCGCGATTTCATCCGCCAGATCGTGCGCGAGGACCTGGCCAGCGGAAAGCACCAGGCGATCAAGACCCGCTTCCCGCCCGAGCCGAACGGCTACCTGCACATCGGCCATGCCAAGTCGATCTGCCTGAACTTCGGCATCGCCGGTGAGTTCAGCGGTGTCTGCAACCTGCGCTTCGACGACACCAACCCGGCCAAGGAAGATCCGGAATACGTGGCCGCGATCCAGGACGACGTGCGCTGGCTGGGCTTCGAGTGGAACGAGCTGCGCCACGCCTCGGACTACTTCCAGACCTACTACCTGGCCGCCGAGAAGCTGATCGAACAGGGCAAGGCCTATGTCTGCGACCTGTCGGCCGAGGAAGTGCGCGCCTACCGTGGCACCCTGACCGAGCCGGGCCGCCCGTCGCCGTGGCGCGACCGCAGCGTCGAGGAGAACCTCGACCTGTTCCGCCGCATGCGCGCCGGTGAATTCCCGGATGGTGCGCGCACCCTGCGCGCCAAGATCGACATGGCCAGCGGCAACATCAACCTGCGCGATCCGGCGCTGTACCGCATCAAGCACGTCGAGCACCAGAACACCGGCAATGCGTGGCCGATCTACCCGATGTACGACTTCGCCCACGCGCTGGGCGATTCCATCGAAGGCATCACCCACTCGTTGTGCACGCTGGAATTCGAAGACCACCGCCCGCTGTACGACTGGTGCGTGGACAACGTGGATTTCGCCCATGACGACGCGCTGACCCAGCCGCTGGTCGACGCCGGCCTGCCGCGCGAAGCGGCCAAGCCGCGCCAGATCGAGTTCTCGCGCCTGAACATCAACTACACGGTGATGAGCAAGCGCAAGCTGATGGCGCTGGTCACCGAGCAGCTGGTGGACGGTTGGGAAGACCCGCGCATGCCGACCCTGCAGGGCCTGCGCCGCCGTGGCTACACCCCGGCGGCGATGCGCCTGTTCGCCGAGCGCGTGGGCATCAGCAAGCAGAATTCGCTGATCGACTTCAGCGTGCTGGAAGGCGCGCTGCGCGAAGACCTGGACAGCGCCGCACCGCGCCGCATGGCCGTGGTCGACCCGGTCAAGCTGGTGCTGGCCAACCTGCCCGAAGGCCACGAAGAGCAGCTGACCTTCAGCAACCATCCGAAGGACGAAAGCTTCGGCAGCCGCCAGGTGCCGTTCGCTCGCGAAGTGTGGATCGACCGCGAGGACTTCGCCGAAGTGCCGCCGAAGGGCTGGAAGCGCCTGATCCCGGGTGGCGAAGTGCGCCTGCGCGGCGCCGGCATCATCCGCTGCGATGAGGTGATCAAGGATGCCGACGGCACCATCACCGAGCTGCGCGGCTGGCTGGATCCGGAATCGCGCCCGGGCATGGAAGGCGCCAACCGCAAGGTCAAGGGCACCATCCACTGGGTCAGCGCCGTGCATGGCGTGCCGGCCGAGATCCGCCTGTACGACCGTCTGTTCTCGGTGCCGAACCCGGACGACGAATCGGAAGGCAAGACCTATCGCGATTACCTCAACCCGGAATCGCGCCGCACCGTCACCGGCTATGTCGAGCCGGCCGCGGCCAGCGCTGCCCCGGAGCAGTCGTTCCAGTTCGAACGTACCGGCTACTTCGTTGCCGACCGCCGCGACCACACCGAGGCCAAGCCGGTGTTCAACCGCAGCGTGACCCTGCGCGACACCTGGTCGGCCTGA
- a CDS encoding DUF2007 domain-containing protein produces the protein MHIVYKADNLFDAHLVKHALEDAGIPAFVFGEQLLGGMGELPLFGVLRVGIPDAARPQAEDIVASLDLGHAPDDPISDADDIAGLPA, from the coding sequence ATGCACATCGTGTACAAGGCCGACAATCTGTTCGACGCCCACCTGGTCAAGCACGCACTGGAAGACGCCGGCATCCCCGCCTTCGTGTTTGGCGAGCAGCTGCTGGGTGGCATGGGCGAGCTGCCATTGTTCGGCGTACTGCGGGTCGGCATCCCGGATGCGGCGCGGCCGCAGGCCGAGGACATCGTGGCCTCGCTGGACTTGGGCCACGCGCCGGACGACCCCATTTCAGATGCAGACGACATTGCCGGCCTTCCGGCGTAG
- the msrA gene encoding peptide-methionine (S)-S-oxide reductase MsrA — protein MLGIGAFKQRLPRPEEALPGREQPLPLHSNQHFVNSHPLKDRFAGLQQIRFALGCFWGAERKFWNEPGVYSTSVGYAGGITPNPTYEEVCSGLTGHTEVVQVVFDPAVVSLERLLQLFWESHDPTQGMRQGNDTGTQYRSAIHATDEAQYAAALASREAYQAQLDVAGYGPITTEIVYPAPTYYYAEDYHQQYLAKNPNGYCGIGGTGVSCPIGLDVEGPR, from the coding sequence ATCCTCGGCATCGGGGCCTTCAAGCAGCGCCTGCCGCGCCCGGAAGAAGCACTGCCGGGGCGCGAGCAGCCGCTGCCGCTGCACAGCAACCAGCACTTCGTGAACAGTCATCCGCTGAAGGACCGTTTCGCTGGCCTGCAGCAGATCCGCTTTGCGCTGGGCTGCTTCTGGGGCGCCGAACGCAAGTTCTGGAACGAGCCGGGCGTGTACAGCACCTCGGTCGGCTATGCCGGTGGCATCACCCCGAACCCGACCTATGAAGAGGTGTGTTCGGGCCTGACCGGCCACACCGAAGTGGTGCAGGTGGTGTTCGACCCGGCGGTGGTGAGCCTGGAGCGGCTGCTGCAGCTGTTCTGGGAAAGCCACGACCCGACCCAGGGCATGCGCCAGGGCAACGACACCGGCACCCAGTACCGCTCGGCGATCCACGCCACCGACGAGGCCCAGTACGCCGCCGCGCTGGCCAGCCGCGAGGCCTACCAGGCGCAGCTGGATGTGGCCGGTTACGGCCCGATCACCACCGAGATCGTGTACCCGGCACCGACGTACTACTACGCCGAGGATTATCACCAGCAGTATCTGGCGAAGAATCCGAATGGTTACTGCGGCATTGGTGGCACGGGCGTGAGCTGCCCGATCGGGCTGGATGTGGAGGGGCCGCGCTGA
- a CDS encoding transaldolase — MSTPSKLSQLRELSVVVADTGDYDAIKRLQPVDCTTNPTLVKKALDLPVYAELIERELAWGRQQSGDREAVVHAVADRLTIGVGALLSTLVPGRVSTEVDADQAHDTTATVAKARQFIQMYADAGVPREKILIKIAATWEGVEAARILQAEGIDCNLTLIFNPTQALACSEAGAFLISPFVGRILDWYVANGQTPASIDEDPGVKFVRGVYAEFKRRGSPTVVMGASFRSTAQIEALAGCDRLTISPDLLEKLDADHGELPRKLVAGAADGAAVTPIDAAKFAADLAADPMATEKLATGIDAFAKDLQALRERIRSEL, encoded by the coding sequence ATGAGTACCCCGTCCAAACTGTCCCAGCTGCGCGAACTGTCCGTGGTCGTTGCCGATACCGGTGACTACGACGCGATCAAGCGCCTGCAGCCGGTGGATTGCACCACCAACCCGACCCTGGTGAAGAAGGCGCTGGACCTGCCGGTCTACGCCGAACTGATCGAACGCGAACTGGCCTGGGGCCGCCAGCAGAGCGGTGACCGCGAAGCCGTGGTGCACGCCGTGGCCGACCGCCTGACCATCGGCGTCGGCGCGCTGCTGAGCACGCTGGTGCCGGGCCGCGTGTCCACCGAAGTGGACGCCGACCAGGCCCACGACACCACCGCGACCGTGGCCAAGGCCCGCCAGTTCATCCAGATGTACGCCGATGCCGGCGTGCCGCGCGAGAAGATCCTGATCAAGATCGCTGCGACCTGGGAAGGCGTGGAAGCCGCGCGCATCCTGCAGGCCGAGGGCATCGACTGCAACCTGACCCTGATCTTCAACCCGACCCAGGCGCTGGCCTGCAGCGAAGCCGGCGCGTTCCTGATCTCGCCGTTCGTCGGTCGCATCCTGGACTGGTACGTGGCCAATGGCCAGACCCCGGCCAGCATCGACGAAGACCCGGGCGTGAAGTTCGTGCGCGGCGTGTATGCCGAGTTCAAGCGCCGCGGTTCGCCGACGGTGGTGATGGGCGCCTCGTTCCGTTCGACCGCGCAGATCGAAGCGCTGGCCGGCTGCGACCGCCTGACCATTTCGCCGGACCTGCTGGAGAAGCTGGACGCCGACCATGGCGAGCTGCCGCGCAAGCTGGTGGCCGGTGCCGCCGACGGCGCAGCGGTGACCCCGATCGACGCAGCGAAGTTCGCCGCCGACCTGGCCGCCGATCCGATGGCGACCGAGAAGCTGGCGACCGGTATCGATGCGTTTGCCAAGGATCTGCAGGCGCTGCGCGAGCGGATTCGTTCGGAACTGTGA
- the rnk gene encoding nucleoside diphosphate kinase regulator: MNTASGLPPSITVSTFDMDRLEAMLDSPALSQTPAALALAEELNRATVLAPDQIPEGIVMMHSRVECEDEVSGEKHVLTLVFPREANVDEGKVSVLAPVGSALLGLAIGQSIDWNAPGGRKLRLRVTAVHNDRP, encoded by the coding sequence ATGAACACCGCCAGCGGCCTGCCGCCGTCGATCACTGTTTCCACCTTCGACATGGACCGCCTGGAGGCCATGCTCGACTCCCCTGCGCTGAGCCAGACGCCTGCCGCGCTCGCGCTTGCTGAAGAACTCAACCGGGCCACCGTGCTGGCGCCGGACCAGATTCCCGAAGGCATCGTCATGATGCATTCGCGCGTGGAGTGCGAAGATGAAGTGTCGGGCGAAAAACACGTCCTGACCCTGGTCTTCCCCCGCGAAGCCAACGTCGATGAAGGCAAGGTTTCCGTGCTGGCCCCGGTCGGCAGTGCCCTGCTCGGCCTGGCCATCGGCCAGAGCATCGACTGGAATGCGCCCGGCGGCCGCAAGCTGCGCCTGCGCGTGACCGCGGTCCACAACGACCGCCCCTGA
- a CDS encoding LysR substrate-binding domain-containing protein, with translation MNLRDLKYLVALADHKHFGRAAASCFVSQPTLSTQIRKLEEELGLPLVERAPRKVMLTPAGQEAAARARVIVSEVEQLKEAARRSRDPEAGTVRLGIFPTLGPYLLPHVIPRIRERFPELELLLVEEKSDVLLDRLREGKLDAALLALPVIDDQLHAEFLFEEPFLLAVSGRHPLARREHLDVQELATQKLLLLEDGHCLRDQALEVCRLFGANEKSEFRATSLETLRQMVAADVGITLLPSLSVQPPVPRSNNIRLLDFTGEGRPSRRIAMIWRRSSAMNGFLMELADQFKRLPHALFTLDAVNAVGDDANALPGPALNG, from the coding sequence ATGAACCTACGTGATCTGAAGTACCTGGTAGCCCTGGCCGACCACAAGCATTTCGGCCGGGCTGCCGCCTCCTGCTTCGTCAGCCAGCCCACGCTGTCGACGCAGATCCGCAAGCTGGAAGAAGAGCTGGGCCTGCCGCTGGTGGAACGCGCGCCGCGCAAGGTGATGCTGACCCCGGCCGGGCAGGAAGCCGCCGCGCGGGCACGGGTGATCGTGTCCGAAGTGGAGCAACTGAAGGAAGCGGCGCGACGCAGCCGCGATCCGGAAGCCGGTACGGTGCGCCTGGGGATCTTCCCGACCCTGGGCCCGTACCTGCTGCCGCATGTAATCCCCCGCATCCGCGAACGCTTCCCGGAGCTGGAGTTGCTGCTCGTCGAGGAAAAGAGCGACGTGCTGCTGGACCGCCTGCGCGAAGGCAAGCTCGATGCCGCGCTGCTGGCGCTGCCGGTGATCGACGACCAGCTGCATGCCGAGTTCCTGTTCGAGGAGCCGTTCCTGCTGGCCGTGTCCGGGCGCCATCCGCTGGCTCGCCGCGAACACCTGGACGTGCAGGAGCTGGCCACGCAGAAGCTGCTGCTGCTGGAAGACGGCCATTGCCTGCGCGACCAGGCGCTGGAAGTGTGCCGCCTGTTCGGCGCCAACGAGAAGTCCGAGTTCCGCGCCACCAGCCTGGAAACCCTGCGGCAGATGGTCGCCGCCGACGTCGGCATTACCCTGCTTCCCAGCCTGTCGGTGCAGCCGCCGGTGCCGCGCTCGAACAACATCCGCCTGCTCGACTTCACCGGCGAAGGTCGTCCGAGCCGCCGCATCGCCATGATCTGGCGCCGCAGCTCGGCGATGAATGGCTTCCTGATGGAGCTGGCCGACCAGTTCAAGCGGCTGCCGCATGCACTGTTCACGCTCGACGCGGTGAATGCCGTCGGCGACGACGCCAATGCCCTGCCCGGCCCCGCGCTGAACGGCTGA
- the ahpF gene encoding alkyl hydroperoxide reductase subunit F, whose protein sequence is MLDANLQSQLKTYLERVTRPIQITAHADDGAKSQEMLELLQTLESLSDKISLQVLRDGQGRVPSFDLGTPGQDIHLTFAGLPMGHEFTSLVLALLQVGGHPSKATAELIEQVQNLEGDFKFETYFSLSCQNCPDVVQALNLAAVLNPRIQHVAIDGALFQDEVEKREIMSVPTVYLNGEVFDQGRMTLEQIVAKLDTNASKRDAEKIAAKDAFDVLVVGGGPAGAAAAIYAARKGIRTGIAAERFGGQVLDTMAIENFISVKETEGPKLATALEQHVREYDVDIMNLQRASALVPAGEDGLVQVQLENGAVLKSRSVILSTGARWRQMNVPGEDQYRNKGVAYCPHCDGPLFKGKRVAVIGGGNSGVEAAIDLAGIVSHVTLLEFDSSLRADEVLQKKLRSLGNVTVLTSAQTTEVLGDGSRVTGLVYKDRVGGDAHRVELEGIFVQIGLLPNTEWLKDTVALSPRGEIVIDDRGQTNLPGVFAAGDCTTVPYKQIIIAMGAGSTAALSAFDHLIRSSVSNSSGAVAEAA, encoded by the coding sequence ATGTTGGACGCCAACCTGCAGTCGCAGCTGAAGACCTATCTGGAGCGCGTGACCCGCCCGATCCAGATCACCGCGCACGCCGACGACGGCGCCAAGTCGCAGGAGATGCTGGAACTGCTGCAGACCCTGGAAAGCCTGTCGGACAAGATCTCGCTGCAGGTGCTGCGCGACGGCCAGGGCCGCGTGCCGTCCTTCGACCTCGGCACCCCGGGCCAGGACATCCACCTGACCTTCGCCGGCCTGCCGATGGGCCACGAGTTCACCTCGCTGGTGCTGGCGCTGCTGCAGGTCGGCGGCCACCCGTCCAAGGCCACCGCCGAGCTGATCGAGCAGGTGCAGAACCTGGAGGGCGACTTCAAGTTCGAAACCTACTTCTCGCTGTCCTGCCAGAACTGCCCGGACGTGGTGCAGGCGCTGAACCTGGCCGCCGTGCTCAACCCGCGCATCCAGCACGTGGCCATCGATGGCGCCCTGTTCCAGGACGAAGTCGAGAAGCGCGAGATCATGTCGGTACCGACCGTGTACCTCAACGGTGAAGTGTTCGACCAGGGCCGCATGACCCTGGAGCAGATCGTCGCCAAGCTGGACACCAATGCCAGCAAGCGCGATGCCGAGAAAATCGCCGCCAAGGATGCCTTCGACGTGCTGGTGGTCGGTGGTGGCCCGGCCGGCGCCGCTGCGGCGATCTACGCCGCGCGCAAGGGCATCCGCACCGGTATCGCCGCCGAGCGTTTCGGTGGCCAGGTGCTGGACACCATGGCGATCGAGAACTTCATCTCGGTGAAGGAGACCGAAGGCCCGAAGCTGGCCACGGCGCTGGAACAGCACGTGCGCGAGTACGACGTGGACATCATGAACCTGCAGCGTGCCAGCGCTCTGGTGCCGGCCGGCGAAGACGGCCTGGTGCAGGTGCAGCTGGAGAACGGCGCGGTGCTGAAGTCGCGTTCGGTGATCCTGTCCACCGGCGCGCGCTGGCGGCAGATGAACGTGCCGGGCGAAGACCAGTACCGCAACAAGGGCGTGGCCTACTGCCCGCATTGCGATGGCCCGTTGTTTAAGGGCAAGCGCGTGGCGGTGATCGGCGGCGGCAACTCCGGCGTCGAGGCGGCCATCGATCTGGCCGGCATCGTGTCGCATGTAACCCTGCTGGAATTCGATTCCAGCCTGCGCGCCGATGAAGTGCTGCAGAAGAAGCTGCGCAGCCTGGGCAACGTGACCGTGCTGACCAGCGCGCAGACCACCGAAGTGCTGGGCGACGGCAGCCGGGTCACCGGCCTGGTCTACAAGGACCGCGTCGGCGGCGATGCCCACCGCGTCGAGCTGGAAGGCATCTTCGTGCAGATCGGCCTGCTGCCCAACACCGAATGGCTGAAGGACACCGTGGCACTTTCGCCGCGCGGCGAGATCGTCATCGATGACCGTGGCCAAACCAACCTGCCGGGCGTGTTCGCCGCAGGCGATTGCACCACGGTACCCTACAAGCAGATCATCATCGCCATGGGCGCTGGCTCGACCGCCGCACTGAGCGCGTTCGATCACCTGATCCGCTCGTCGGTGAGCAACAGCAGCGGTGCCGTTGCTGAAGCGGCCTGA
- the ahpC gene encoding alkyl hydroperoxide reductase subunit C has protein sequence MSLINTQIQPFEANAYLNGEFIKVSDSTLKGQWSVLIFMPAAFTFNCPTEIEDAADHYAEFKKAGAEVYIVTTDTHFSHKVWHETSPAVGKAQFPLVGDPTHQLTNAFGVHIPEEGLALRGTFIINPEGVIKTLEIHSNEIARDVSETLRKLKAAQFTAANPNQVCPAKWKEGEKTLTPSLDLVGKI, from the coding sequence ATGTCCCTGATCAACACCCAGATCCAGCCGTTCGAAGCCAATGCTTACCTGAATGGCGAGTTCATCAAGGTTTCCGACAGCACCCTGAAGGGCCAGTGGTCGGTCCTGATCTTCATGCCGGCCGCCTTCACCTTCAACTGCCCGACCGAGATCGAAGACGCCGCTGACCATTACGCCGAGTTCAAGAAGGCCGGCGCCGAGGTCTACATCGTCACCACCGACACCCACTTCTCGCACAAGGTGTGGCACGAAACCTCGCCGGCCGTCGGCAAGGCCCAGTTCCCGCTGGTCGGCGACCCGACCCACCAGCTGACCAACGCCTTTGGCGTGCACATTCCGGAAGAAGGCCTGGCCCTGCGCGGCACCTTCATCATCAACCCGGAAGGCGTGATCAAGACCCTGGAGATCCACTCCAACGAGATCGCCCGTGACGTCTCCGAGACCCTGCGCAAGCTGAAGGCTGCCCAGTTCACCGCCGCCAACCCGAACCAGGTGTGCCCGGCGAAGTGGAAGGAAGGCGAGAAGACCCTGACCCCGTCGCTGGACCTGGTCGGCAAGATCTAA
- the prmC gene encoding peptide chain release factor N(5)-glutamine methyltransferase: MSVKTEPSLRQVVAEASARLGGIEARHEAELLLLHVLERPRSWLFAHATDPLSAADLATFEALLARRVAGEPVAYLTGRRGFWTLDLEVDPATLIPRPETELLVELALDRLPLGRPLQLADLGTGSGAIALALASERPQAQVLATDASAGALAVAARNAARHELRNVRFAEGGHDWYAPLQAARFDLIASNPPYIVSDDPHLQQGDLRFEPATALASGVDGLDDIRRIVDGGQAHLLPGGWLLIEHGWDQGEAIRALFEAARFADVQTVQDLEQRDRITLGRRPA, from the coding sequence ATGTCCGTCAAAACCGAACCCTCCCTGCGCCAGGTCGTGGCCGAGGCCAGTGCCCGCCTGGGCGGCATCGAGGCCCGCCACGAGGCCGAACTGCTGCTGCTGCACGTGCTGGAGCGCCCGCGCAGCTGGCTGTTCGCACACGCTACCGACCCGCTTTCCGCCGCTGACCTCGCCACCTTCGAAGCGCTGCTGGCGCGTCGCGTGGCCGGCGAGCCTGTGGCCTACCTGACCGGCCGCCGCGGTTTCTGGACGCTGGACCTGGAGGTCGACCCGGCCACGCTGATTCCGCGCCCGGAAACCGAACTGCTGGTGGAACTGGCACTGGATCGCCTTCCACTGGGCCGCCCGCTGCAGCTGGCCGACCTCGGTACCGGCAGCGGCGCGATCGCGCTGGCGCTGGCCAGCGAACGGCCGCAAGCGCAGGTACTGGCCACCGATGCCAGCGCGGGTGCGCTGGCCGTAGCCGCGCGCAACGCCGCACGCCATGAACTGCGCAACGTGCGCTTCGCCGAGGGTGGGCATGACTGGTACGCGCCGCTGCAGGCCGCGCGCTTCGACCTGATCGCCAGCAACCCGCCGTACATCGTCAGCGATGATCCGCATCTGCAGCAGGGCGACCTGCGCTTCGAACCGGCTACCGCGCTGGCCTCCGGCGTGGATGGCCTGGATGACATCCGCCGCATCGTCGACGGTGGCCAGGCGCACCTGCTGCCCGGGGGCTGGCTGCTGATCGAACACGGGTGGGACCAGGGCGAAGCGATCCGCGCGCTGTTCGAGGCGGCGCGTTTCGCCGACGTGCAGACCGTGCAGGACCTGGAGCAGCGCGACCGCATCACCCTCGGCCGGCGACCGGCCTAG
- the pip gene encoding prolyl aminopeptidase yields the protein MRTLYPAITPYDVGTLKVDDRHTLYFEQCGNPDGKPVVMLHGGPGGGCSDKMRQFHDPSKYRIILFDQRGAGRSTPHADLVDNTTWDLVADIEKLREHLKVDRWQVFGGSWGSTLALAYAETHPQRVTELVLRGIFMLRRWELEWFYQEGANRLFPDAWEHYLKPIPAVERHDLISAFHRRLTSEDETTRLEAAKAWAVWEGATSFLHVDDDFINSHEDPHFALAFARIENHYFVNGGFFEVEDQLLRDAHRIADIPGVIVHGRYDVVCPLANAWDLTKVWPKAKLEITPASGHSAFEAENVDALVRATDGFA from the coding sequence ATGCGTACGCTGTACCCCGCCATCACCCCTTACGACGTCGGCACCCTGAAGGTCGACGACCGCCACACGCTGTACTTCGAACAGTGCGGCAACCCGGACGGCAAGCCGGTGGTGATGCTGCACGGTGGTCCGGGCGGCGGCTGCAGCGACAAGATGCGCCAGTTCCACGACCCGTCCAAGTACCGCATCATCCTGTTCGACCAGCGCGGCGCCGGCCGTTCCACCCCACACGCCGATCTGGTGGACAACACCACCTGGGACCTGGTTGCCGATATCGAAAAACTGCGCGAGCACCTGAAGGTCGATCGCTGGCAGGTGTTCGGTGGCAGCTGGGGCTCGACCCTGGCCCTGGCCTACGCCGAAACCCACCCGCAGCGCGTGACCGAACTGGTGCTGCGCGGCATCTTCATGCTGCGCCGCTGGGAGCTGGAATGGTTCTACCAGGAAGGCGCCAACCGCCTGTTCCCGGATGCGTGGGAGCACTACCTGAAGCCGATTCCGGCCGTCGAGCGCCACGACCTGATCTCGGCCTTCCACCGCCGCCTGACCAGCGAAGACGAAACCACCCGCCTGGAAGCCGCCAAGGCGTGGGCGGTGTGGGAAGGCGCGACCAGCTTCCTGCATGTCGATGATGACTTCATCAACAGCCACGAAGACCCGCATTTCGCGCTGGCCTTCGCCCGCATCGAGAACCACTACTTCGTCAACGGCGGCTTCTTCGAGGTGGAAGACCAGCTGCTGCGCGACGCGCACCGCATCGCCGATATCCCGGGCGTGATCGTGCACGGCCGCTACGACGTGGTCTGCCCGCTGGCCAATGCCTGGGACCTGACCAAGGTCTGGCCGAAGGCGAAGCTGGAAATCACCCCGGCCTCGGGCCACTCGGCGTTCGAAGCGGAGAATGTGGACGCGCTGGTGCGCGCCACCGATGGTTTTGCCTGA